The Desulfofundulus salinus genome includes the window AGGCCCTGGCCCGGGCCGGGGTGGGGAATCTGATGCTGGTGGATTTTGACCGGGTTAGCCCCAGCAACATAAACCGCCAGCTTCATGCCCTGACTTCTACCGTGGGAGAACCCAAGGTTCTGTTAATGGCGGAACGGGCGAAGCTCATTAACCCGGACATCCACGTCGAAGCAAGAGTGGAACGCTATTTGCCCGGACTGGCGGAGCAGTTTTTCAACCCTGCACCCGATTATGTGGTCGATGCCATTGACGATGTTCCCGCCAAGGTTGATCTCATTGCCAGCTGTGTTCACGCGAACATTCCGGTGGTTTCCAGTATGGGGACGGGCAATAAGCTTGACCCTGCTGCCTTTAAGGTGGCGGATATTTCCCAGACCGCCGTTTGTCCCCTGGCCCGGGTAGTCCGGCGCCGCTTGCGCCAGCTGGGCATTACTTCCGGGGTAACCGTGGTTTTTTCTACGGAGCCTCCCAGGCGGTGCGGGTTCGGGGGCGAAAGCCCTGCAGTGCCGGGGAGCATTTCCTTTGTGCCGCCGGTAGCCGGGTTTATCCTGGCCGGGCTGGTCGTACGCGGTCTGTTGTCCTGTAATGGGTATACTATGTAACGAATTGACAGGGACTTTTGGCGGGTATTATAATTAGAAGGTAGTCAGTTGTCCCTGTGGGAGAGTGAGGGGGATTACAGTTTATCTGGGAAAGGGGAGAAAGGTGTGGTCAGCGAGAATATTCATACCTTAACAGACGCCACTTTCAGAGAGTTTGTAGCAGCGGCCCAGGTTCCCGTACTGGTGGACTTCTGGGCTGAGTGGTGCGGCCCGTGTAAGATGATTGCCCCGGTGGTGGAGGAAATAGCTGCGGAATATGCAGGCAAGGTACAGGTAGCCAAGCTTAACGTAGATGAAAACCAGAAAACACCGGCAGACTATAAAGTTATCAGCATCCCCACTCTGATCGTCTTTAAGAATGGACAGGAAATAGAGCGTTCTATTGGTTTCAAAACTAAAAAGGAAATCAAGGCCCTGCTTGACAAGCACTTATAAATCTCATCATTCCGCGGTGGAAAGAATTAAGGCACGTTCGGCAACGAACGTGCTTTAAATTTTTTTGCGTAAACGTATTATCTCGTTAAAGAAATGACCATACTATTAGCAAGGTCGGGGATTTCAAAGGGAGGTGAAATCTGTGACGGGAATCAGTCTGGTGGAGTACTTTCAGAAAGTGAGTGAACGCCTGCCTACTGAAGCGGAAAGGGTCCTGATTGCCCTGATGGAACAGGGCAGCATGAATAAGGAGGAACTTTCCCTGACGGCAAAGGTAAAAAGGGCCGTTTTAGACCACGTGGTCATGCAGCTCTATGCCCTGGGCCTGGTTGATGTCTCCACCGAAGGCAAGAGTAAAATCTGCAGTGTGACCAAACTGGGCGGGGACTTTTTAACCCTGATCAAGAAGGCCAGCTAAACATGGCCGTTCAACTGACTGGTTGGCGCCGGCTTGGAAGCCGGCGTTTTTTTAGTATAATTTACCTGAGGTGAGTTTTCAATGGACAACCTGTTCACCCAGTCCCTGGAACGCACGCTGGAGCGGGAGGCTCCCCTGGCCGATCGGATGCGCCCCACCACCCTGGATGAATTTGAAGAGCAGGCTGCCGTTGTGGGCAAGGGCACGCCCTTGCGCCGGGCCATCGAAGCCGACCAGCTGCGTTCCATCATTCTGTGGGGCCCGCCGGGGACGGGGAAAACCACCCTGGCCCGTATCATCGCCCGCATGACCCGGGCGCATTTTACCAGTCTCAACGCGGTCATGGCCGGGGTAAACGATATCCGCCGGGTGGTCCAGGAGGCAAGGGACCGGCGGGCCTATTACGGTCAAAAAACAATCCTCTTCATAGATGAAATTCACCGCTTCAACAAGGCCCAGCAGGACGCCCTCCTCCCCTCGGTGGAAAACGGCTTGATAACCCTCATTGGTTCCACCACGGAAAACCCCATGTTTACCGTCAACCGTCCCCTTTTAAGCCGTTCACAACTCTACCGCCTGGAACCTCTATCCGGTGAAGCCATTTACCGTATCCTGCAGCGGGCGCTTGCCGATAAAGAACGGGGCCTCGGGAAGTACCGGGTTGAAATCGAGCCGGAAGCATTGCGGCATTTCGTCCGGACGGCCAACGGTGATGCCCGGGCAGCCCTGAACTTTTTGGAAATGGCGGTGCTGACTACTCCCCCCGGCGAGGAAGGGGTACGGCGCGTTGATCTGGCGGTGGCCGAACAGGCCTCGGGGCGCCTGGTACTCAAATACGACCGGGAAGATGAGCATTACGATGTGGTCTCCGCCTTCATCAAGAGCATGCGGGGTTCCGATCCCCAGGCCACCGTTTACTGGCTGGCCCGCCTTATTTATGCCGGGGAAGATCCCGCCTTTATCTGCCGGCGGATGATGATCCATGCCGCCGAGGATGTGGGCCTGGCCGATCCCCGGGCCCTCCTGGTGGCCACCGCCGCGGCCCAGGCCGTGGAGCGGGTGGGACTGCCGGAGGCCCGCATTATTATGGCCGAGGCCGCCCTGTATATCGCCAGGGCGCCCAAGAGCAATTCGGTGATCCGGGCCATTGACCGGGCCATGGCCGTGGTGGAAAAGGAGAGATCTCACCCGGTGCCCGTTCACCTGCGGGATGCCAGCTATCCCGGCGCTGCCGCCCTCGGCCACGGGAAGGGCTACAAGTACCCCCACGACTACCCGGGCCACCATGTGCCCCAGCAGTACCTTCCCCCGGAATTAACGGGTAAGGTGTTTTACGAGCCTTCCGGGCAGGGAGAAGAGAAGGAATAAATCTTAGTGTTTTACTCGGTTTTCATTGACACCCCTGATGGGATATGTTACAATCATCCCAAGAAATCCGAGTAATTTAGTATGATTTGAACATGGATTCATAACCCGGGGGAGGTGACGGTTTGCGCCTGTCCACCAGGGGACACTACGGTCTTAAGGCCATGTTCGATCTGGCTCTACATTACGGGACGGAACCCATTCCCTTGAAGAGTGTGGCCGAAAGACAAAACCTTTCCGAGCACTATCTGGAACAGCTGATTGCCAGGTTACGCAAGGCCGGTTTGGTCAAAAGTGTCAGGGGAGCCCAGGGGGGGTATATCCTGGCCCGGGAGCCGGGGAAGATTACGGTGGGTGAGATAATCCGGGCCCTGGAGGGACCCATTGCGCCGGTGGAATGCGTCAAGGAAGTGGATCCAAAAGAATGCGACCAGGCTGACTACTGCATTAGCCGTATTGTCTGGGCCCGGGTACGGGACAGTATCGCCGAGGTACTGGATTCCATCAGCCTGGCCGATATGTGCCGCGATGCCGCAAAGATCCATCAAACCAGGGAGCTTTGACCAAAAAAGAGGAGGCTAGACGCTGTATGACCCGTCGAGTTTATTTCGACCACAGTGCCACTACTCCCGTACACCCGGAAGTGGTGGAGGAAATGTGCCGCTTTTTAAAAGATAATTTCGGTAATCCCACCAGCCTGCATTACTTTGGCCAGAAGGCCCGGAAGGCGGTGGAAGAAGCCAGGGAAAAGGTGGCCGCGGCTATTGGTGCCAATCCCGCCGAAATTGTTTTCACCAGCGGCGGTACGGAAGCCGATAACATGGCCATTCACGGAGTGGCCTATACCAACCGCAACCGGGGCAACCACATTATTACTTCTGCCGTAGAACATCATGCCGTCCTCAATACCGTAAAAGCCCTTGGCAAGCAGGGATTTACCGTTACCATTTTGCCGGTAGACCAGTACGGCATGGTCAGCGTGGAAGACGTAGCAGCCGCCATTACCGATAAGACCATTTTAATTACCATTATGCATGCCAACAACGAAGTGGGTACCATCATGCCCATTGCCGAAATCGGGCGCCTGGCCAGGGAAAGGGGCATTTTATTCCATACCGATGCGGTGCAGAGTTTTGGTAAAATTCCCGTCAATGTCGATGAATTAAACGTAGACCTGTTGACCATCTCCGGGCATAAGATCTATGGCCCCAAAGGCATTGGCGCCCTTTATATCCGTAAAGGTACCCGCTGGAGACAGACCCTCTTCCATGGCGGCGCCCAGGAACGGCTGCGCCGGGCGGGGACGGAGAACACTCCCGGAATTATTGGCCTGGGCAAGGCAGCGGAGCTGGCCATGGCCAATATGGAGCAGGAGGCGGCTTACCTCACCAGGTTGCGGGACAGGCTCATTCGTGAGGTGACGGAAAAAATAAGTCACGTGCGTCTCACGGGCCATCCCACCAAACGTCTGCCCAACCATGCCAGTTTCTGTTTTGAGTTTATTGAAGGCGAGTCCATGCTTTTAAGCCTGGACCTGCAGGGTATTGCCGCTTCCAGCGGCTCGGCCTGCACTTCCGGTTCCCTGGAGCCATCCCACGTTTTGCTGGCCATGGGCATCCCCCACGAAGTGGCCCACGGTTCCATCCGTATAACTCTGGGCAGGGATAATACGGAAGAAGATATCGATTACTTCCTGGAGGTCATGCCACCGATTGTGGAAAGGCTACGGGCCATGTCTCCCCTGGATCAGGAGACGGAATTTGCCCTTTCCGACCGGTGTAACGGTTGCCGGGTCAGTCATACCTGTCGTGTTTAAGGGGGTTCGCCAAAGCGATGTATTCAGAAAAAGTAATGGACCATTTTACCAATCCCCGCAATGTGGGAGAAATTCCCGATGCCGATGGCGTGGGCCAGGTGGGCAACCCGGTATGCGGGGATATCATGAAAATCTATATTAAAGTAAAAGATAATATTATCGAGGACATTAAGTTTAAAACCTTTGGTTGCGGGGCGGCCATTGCCACCAGCAGCATGGTAACCGAACTGGTTAAAGGGAAGACCCTGGAAGAGGCCATGCAGGTGAGCAACAAGCAGGTGGCCGAGGCTCTGGGCGGGCTGCCTCCCCAGAAAATGCACTGTTCCAACCTGGCCGCTGATGCCCTGCATGCGGCCATCCAGGATTACCTCAGCAAAAAGAACGGGTGAAATTATGAAACCAAGGGTTGTCGTGGCCATGAGCGGCGGCGTGGACAGTTCGGTCACTGCCGCCCTTTTGGTTGAAAGGGGCTATGAAGTAATCGGGGTGACCATGCAAATCTGGGATCCCAGCGTCACCGAGGTGGCCGGGGAACACGTGGGCTGTTGTTCCCTGGCCGCCGTTGAAGACGCCCGCCGGGTGGCCCACCGGCTGGGTATTCCCTATTACGTGCTTAATTTCCGCGAAATTTTTGAGGATAAGGTGGTAAACTATTTTTGTGCGGAATATCTCCGGGGGCGGACACCCAACCCCTGCATTGCCTGCAACCGCTATATCAAGTTTGAAAGCCTGCTGCAAAAGGCCCGCTCCCTGGGAGCCAGTTATGTGGCCACAGGCCATTATGCCCGGATAACTTACGA containing:
- a CDS encoding transcriptional regulator, with amino-acid sequence MTGISLVEYFQKVSERLPTEAERVLIALMEQGSMNKEELSLTAKVKRAVLDHVVMQLYALGLVDVSTEGKSKICSVTKLGGDFLTLIKKAS
- the nifU gene encoding Fe-S cluster assembly scaffold protein NifU, whose translation is MYSEKVMDHFTNPRNVGEIPDADGVGQVGNPVCGDIMKIYIKVKDNIIEDIKFKTFGCGAAIATSSMVTELVKGKTLEEAMQVSNKQVAEALGGLPPQKMHCSNLAADALHAAIQDYLSKKNG
- the trxA gene encoding thioredoxin, encoding MVSENIHTLTDATFREFVAAAQVPVLVDFWAEWCGPCKMIAPVVEEIAAEYAGKVQVAKLNVDENQKTPADYKVISIPTLIVFKNGQEIERSIGFKTKKEIKALLDKHL
- a CDS encoding replication-associated recombination protein A, yielding MDNLFTQSLERTLEREAPLADRMRPTTLDEFEEQAAVVGKGTPLRRAIEADQLRSIILWGPPGTGKTTLARIIARMTRAHFTSLNAVMAGVNDIRRVVQEARDRRAYYGQKTILFIDEIHRFNKAQQDALLPSVENGLITLIGSTTENPMFTVNRPLLSRSQLYRLEPLSGEAIYRILQRALADKERGLGKYRVEIEPEALRHFVRTANGDARAALNFLEMAVLTTPPGEEGVRRVDLAVAEQASGRLVLKYDREDEHYDVVSAFIKSMRGSDPQATVYWLARLIYAGEDPAFICRRMMIHAAEDVGLADPRALLVATAAAQAVERVGLPEARIIMAEAALYIARAPKSNSVIRAIDRAMAVVEKERSHPVPVHLRDASYPGAAALGHGKGYKYPHDYPGHHVPQQYLPPELTGKVFYEPSGQGEEKE
- a CDS encoding RrF2 family transcriptional regulator, giving the protein MRLSTRGHYGLKAMFDLALHYGTEPIPLKSVAERQNLSEHYLEQLIARLRKAGLVKSVRGAQGGYILAREPGKITVGEIIRALEGPIAPVECVKEVDPKECDQADYCISRIVWARVRDSIAEVLDSISLADMCRDAAKIHQTREL
- a CDS encoding tRNA threonylcarbamoyladenosine dehydratase, producing the protein MEGRFSRTELLIGEKGLQILAGSRVAVFGLGGVGSHAAEALARAGVGNLMLVDFDRVSPSNINRQLHALTSTVGEPKVLLMAERAKLINPDIHVEARVERYLPGLAEQFFNPAPDYVVDAIDDVPAKVDLIASCVHANIPVVSSMGTGNKLDPAAFKVADISQTAVCPLARVVRRRLRQLGITSGVTVVFSTEPPRRCGFGGESPAVPGSISFVPPVAGFILAGLVVRGLLSCNGYTM
- the nifS gene encoding cysteine desulfurase NifS, which translates into the protein MTRRVYFDHSATTPVHPEVVEEMCRFLKDNFGNPTSLHYFGQKARKAVEEAREKVAAAIGANPAEIVFTSGGTEADNMAIHGVAYTNRNRGNHIITSAVEHHAVLNTVKALGKQGFTVTILPVDQYGMVSVEDVAAAITDKTILITIMHANNEVGTIMPIAEIGRLARERGILFHTDAVQSFGKIPVNVDELNVDLLTISGHKIYGPKGIGALYIRKGTRWRQTLFHGGAQERLRRAGTENTPGIIGLGKAAELAMANMEQEAAYLTRLRDRLIREVTEKISHVRLTGHPTKRLPNHASFCFEFIEGESMLLSLDLQGIAASSGSACTSGSLEPSHVLLAMGIPHEVAHGSIRITLGRDNTEEDIDYFLEVMPPIVERLRAMSPLDQETEFALSDRCNGCRVSHTCRV